One window of the Eucalyptus grandis isolate ANBG69807.140 chromosome 6, ASM1654582v1, whole genome shotgun sequence genome contains the following:
- the LOC104448996 gene encoding transcription factor bHLH110 isoform X2 has translation MESANLHQQYDQFQDHHAGSSSSSSLDSPSCYGSVDNSHSWTPNTSFLNTTGNYLNSNIIVANSGADPTPKHGILNPLLQSSSVQIDIGSHLTRNNSSVEPFGNNVDLAYGVKEELSDSLRFTDLLNSTQSGIEDLHLYHSTSHVKNTDEVRDDLSELSQKLMLKTLTSTCQINLNAYSPGRDFFYPSAQHYVQPGIFSQIHPSIDVSNFSQSRGSMSSSLDINSPAFDPLNGRFSGGIANTTQGTDLGMNRESFAFGLQRMRQSAQHHDRIPPVFTTKTTEAKRPGSSLEPNKTSGPHHQVAPKKTRVDQSTRAASAPFKVRKEKLGDRIAALQQLVAPFGKNISDRHSIRTDGGYWIHQIPPKPGPDIKRAIHEGFPQGGQPIEATGSDRG, from the exons ATGGAGTCTGCAAATCTCCATCAACAATACGATCAATTCCAAGATCACCATGCTgggtcgtcttcttcttcttctttagacaGCCCCTCTTGCTATGGATCAGTTGATAACTCCCATTCTTGGACACCCAACACCAGCTTCTT GAATACTACTGGAAACTACTTGAACTCCAATATTATAGTAGCCAACTCTGGAGCTGATCCAACTCCGAAACATGGTATTCTCAACCCTCTTCTCCAAAGTTCCTCAGTCCAAATCGACATTGGATCTCACTTGACAAGAAACAACTCATCAGTTGAACCATTCGGCAATAACGTAGACCTCGCATATGGTGTCAAGGAAGAGCTCTCGGACTCTTTAAGATTTACTGACCTGCTCAACAGTACTCAATCTGGCATTGAAGATTTGCATCTATATCACAGCACAAGTCACGTGAAGAACACTGATGAGGTGAGGGATGACCTGAGCGAACTCAGCCAGAAGCTCATGCTCAAGACTTTGACCTCCACTTGCCAAATTAACCTTAATGCATACTCACCCGGCCGAGATTTCTTCTATCCAAGCGCTCAACACTATGTTCAACCAGGGATTTTCAGCCAGATTCATCCAAGCATTGATGTTTCGAATTTTAGTCAATCACGGGGTTCAATGTCAAGCTCCTTGGACATAAATTCTCCAGCATTTGATCCCCTGAATGGAAGATTTAGTGGCGGTATTGCAAATACAACGCAAGGGACTGATCTTGGAATGAATAGAGAAAGCTTTGCTTTTGGCCTTCAACGAATGCGGCAATCAGCCCAACATCATGATCGA ATACCTCCGGTTTTCACTACAAAGACAACAGAGGCAAAGAGACCCGGCAGTTCTCTGGAGCCTAACAAGACTAGTGGCCCCCATCATCAGGTTGCTCCCAAGAAAACAAGAGTAGATCAGTCGACAAGAGCTGCTTCTGCACCTTTTAAG GTTAGGAAAGAGAAACTAGGGGACAGGATAGCAGCTCTGCAACAGTTAGTAGCCCCCTTTGGCAAG AATATTTCAGACAGACACAGCATCCGTACTGATGGAGGCTATTGGATACATCAAATTCCTCCAAAACCAGGTCCAG